TGCCAAACCTGGAAAAGGCAGGTGTGGATTGCTTGGTCCAGGAAGACTTTGACATGAAATTACCATTGGTGCAGGTTAGCCTTCCCAGGCAATAATCGTTCGTCCAGCTGCCACTTGCGGAGTAAATGATATGCACGGTGTTACCACTGCTCAGTGGTGTCGGACCTTCATTCACTGTAGGGGTACCTACCTGTTCCCAACCATAGTCAGGTCTTGAGATCTCCACTCTCTCACCGGAAATAGTGTAGGGATTACTCATCCGGGCAATGTAGATATACTGGGAGACATTAGTGGTACCCTCCCATCCGGACCAGACAAAATACGCCTGTCCGTTAAAGTCAAACGGAGAGCCGTCAATCGCCCAGCGGTCGGTGGTCGGGGTCAGTTGTGCTTTATACGCATAACTGCCGGCTAAAGGATCATTGGCATCAGTGCCCCCTTCCAGAACGTGCATCCGGTGGTTGGCATTATTGCCATTATCAGCAGCAAAATAAACATACCATCTGCCACTGCGGTAATGCAGTTCCGGCGCCCATAGGTTGGATGAATACATGGTACCGCCGGGTGGTGTGTAAATGTAAGTTTTGGATTGCTGCAGGAGGTTTTGCAATGTAACGGAGCGGGCTATCCATAGCCGGCCCCCATCGGAACCACAATAGTAGTAGTACCCGTTTACACGGATTACCCATGGATCGTAATAACTCCCATTGTCAATAGATGGCAGGGCATTGGTGAACAGCGGGGAGGCAGCCAGGGCTACAACGCCTTTCATGCCGGCAGCGCCGTCGGGCTTAGCGGCTTCCTGGATGGTTTTGTTACAACTCTGACAAACCAGTAGTACTGATAACGCGGAAAGGACTAACAAATGAAATTTTTTCATTGCTGTTAATTTGAGGGTTTATAATGATAACGGTCTCTCAATATGTGAACGTGGAATAAATCGTCTCTGGGGTTAACAATGCAGGATTTGAATACTACACCAAAATAAAAGAACTTTCGGACAATTAATAACTATTTCAGCTGCACCTGCAGGCTACCGTCAACAATGCCGGCTAAATCAGACACCACATCGCCTCATATATACATCTCTTTATACACAAGACAACCCATACAACTAGTTACTTTTATACCTCAATGAGAATGTGACAATCATAAAAATATTCCACCATGCAACTTACTTATTACGGTCATTCCTGCTTCTCTGTCTTCGCAGGTGGCAAACATTAGAAGAAGCCATTGAAGCCGCCAGGCTCGTGCATGTAAAGCAAGTACTGGGAGTGCATTATGATACCTTCGGCTTTATACAAATAGATAAAGCAGCAGCGACAGCCGCGTTTGCGGAGGCAGGCATACAATTATATCTACCAGCGATAGGTGAAACTATAGAACTTTCCTGCTAACTTGGCATGGTTAAATCAATAACATCGTGTCAAATAAAAGCCCAATACCTACACGCCGTGAACGGTTTGAAGCGGCAGTGCTGACTGGTGCTATCGGCGATGCATGGGGCGCGGGTTATGAAAACTATGTATCGCCCATACAACCGAAGACGTTCTACCTGCATCCTGTCGAGACAACTGCACCCACCTGGATGCTGACAGATGATACACAACTCACACTGGCATCGTGTGAAGCACTGACGGATGCACGCGGGTTTAGTCCACAAGTACTGGCGGAACACCTGGTCCGCTATTACCGCGAACAGCGCATTGCCGGAATTGGTGCCAGCACATTAAAAGCCGTACAGGAATTATCCGCAGGCGCTCACTGGAGCCAGGCAGGCAGGACCGGAGAATATGCAGCAGGGAATGGCGC
The DNA window shown above is from Chitinophaga agri and carries:
- a CDS encoding family 43 glycosylhydrolase, which encodes MKKFHLLVLSALSVLLVCQSCNKTIQEAAKPDGAAGMKGVVALAASPLFTNALPSIDNGSYYDPWVIRVNGYYYYCGSDGGRLWIARSVTLQNLLQQSKTYIYTPPGGTMYSSNLWAPELHYRSGRWYVYFAADNGNNANHRMHVLEGGTDANDPLAGSYAYKAQLTPTTDRWAIDGSPFDFNGQAYFVWSGWEGTTNVSQYIYIARMSNPYTISGERVEISRPDYGWEQVGTPTVNEGPTPLSSGNTVHIIYSASGSWTNDYCLGRLTCTNGNFMSKSSWTKQSTPAFSRFGNVFGPGHASFVKSPDGIQSWIVYHAANYDGAGWDRRVMAQQFSWDGDTPYFGYPIEKGIPVPSPSTGPEYAMPIANGTYRIKSKVTSQCVDVPSGSNTPGLQIQQWTDYNNTAQKWVFTSLGNGYYKITNVASGLNLDNAGGSLNAGNILIQWTDNGNVAQHWRVQDMGNGYFKLINRRSLLALDVPNSNQTPGTKLQQWYENQYDAELWQIIP